taactctctcaatatagtaagtaaaatagttgtccggccttataaggcttgGTATATGTAACTGCTTTGCCGTAGTTCTATATCTCGGCCATTCAGGGCTCTctcataggcactcggccataataggctcagtatataactcaccatctgaTCAAAGGTTGCCTAATAGAGGCCTGctcatcgattatagctcgatggtggtgaaaatactgtaatattgtatgtatgtatatatatatatatatatactctcctctcTCTTGGCTAACAAAAGACAAAACTAATCTGAATATGAAGTTCCGATAAGGGAGAATGCTGTAATTTATGAGACTAGGaaacataaattcaggaatatgaacttctctttatgtctagTTATCAAATACATGTAGTtattggatcatgccaaaatgaaagaaaggtttagccttaacataccttatcacaatatgtccaaTAACCACGTTAAACTCGCCTTGTTGCACATTAATATACAATAATGATAACAATACTATCATCAAGTTATGGAAGGTACAACTATCACACAACGAATGACAAGCTTATTTTGTAACaaaacgggcagcatctcccctataatctttACTTCCCCCTAATTCGacataacaccaacaacacaagaacacaataataacaacatatatacattattttccaaccttatatctatcacaaaataccacaaaataaCCCAACATACCTCGATCACTCCATACAAAAAACGGCAACcatagtagtgtcaaacaacccaAAAATGTAACGACGACGACCAGCCAACCACCCTACTATTATGTGGTATTTTTCCACACCCGTCCTCCTCCAAAATTCCACAAAAATAGCAGCAAAAGAGGCAATCAAACATCAACATGAAACAGCCCACAAAACACTACAAGTTGAACAACGGCTTCCGATCactgtcccgtgagttcttacaattaTTGAATGAATTTATCAACTTTAACAGCAGAAAAAATGGATTAAAAAGGGCAGTATACTTACCATATTTGGTGAATATCTCAGCTCGTATCTTGATTCTTCAACCCTTAGGCTTTTCTACAACTAGAActtgaaaagaagagaaaattatTTAGGGTTTTGTGTTGAATTTTTGGGAGGATTTTGCTGGGATGTACATCTGATTTTTTTGATCTATTATGAGTGTAATATCTGAAGGAAATCAGCCCTTAAAAGGGCTCTTTGGTCGACTTTGAAGCTTTTAATTGAGGTCTCTCCTTTTGGCAAGTAGGCGAGGCATCTACTTGTCACCTATCAGTCTGTGCAATCTCGcaaaaatgtgaatatctctctatTCCAATGTCTTATCAATAAATGGCTTACtccgttggaaactagactcatagatcttcaattttgtaGGTAGATCATCCTATAATTTCATGTACATTGAGAGAAATGCTCAGCTATATTTGACCTAATAttcagcatatttatgaatgtgacttgtgatgacctttgccaacttttattccacaactcgcttgaattCAAAATGTAATATACAACTATCatatgactaaaataactcataaaataacctctttatcatgttaagcaccctaatatcaccccaaaagtacatgttataacattcctatcttgtcgacattcgacgaaacttattttcttcaattggtttagcttctaagccttctaaccctcttggtacttgcagTCCATGATCTTAATTTATAACCTCCaagttaacatgattaacttactttatgttctttcaaagatgatctcatttcagagtttacatcaattgacttacgacgtactctcacgtacgaaaacatggggtgtaacatcattcccccctttggaacattcgtcctcgaatgttgactgatgcgcttatcagttttATAACTTATAGCTTTTAGGAATATCTTAATATTATCCTTTCCCTCTAGGCCACTGCATAAACAAATCCAAAGGCTAGGGAATTCCCtcatttaggcctctttctcacaccacgacctGTGGTTGGAACTCTTCTGATCTCGTAACTGTTGCAACCTTCTGTCATACAGCCTGTacgactttttccttgtatgtgcgcctatgcgactcttctgtcctttttcctccagcttttagccaatatcTATACCTCACTTTgggaacatatacagaactatggCAAGTTGTACCTCTAGTCATCTATATAGGTGTATTGaagtctttcgcttggtactttgtcgaacttgcGACTATtcctatatcttgtttcatagcttcgaatatctatccttatgactttactgcatctagtaggtcatactataccataacacaTGCTTTGATTTATTACCaccgaggtctgctaccaaactccaagttactctctcgctgcttgataataggctagattcatgtaatttGGCGACTGTTTATGCCCCAACTTGACTATGCTTCATTGTTCTAGGATAGTTAAATGatgataaattggctctaattgtgattttcatgttttgcagAAGTGAGTTGTGCTTATGAGAACTTAGGACAGTGTTTGGAGCTAAATTAAAGTAAGGGAAGCCCCTTGGAGCTGAGTATGtgtgaaagaagagagaaaagaagagctAAAATGATGACCCAACTTAGCGCGCCTTTAGCACAACCGTGCTAGTCCAAAAACTCGAGCCAGAATACAATGATATATGCGCGGCCATTAGCACGGGCACGAGCACGGCCGCGCTAGTCCAATTCGGAGCATATAAtttcaggggtaaacttggaagattgggggtaattccacttaacctataagaggtccagcTCGCCCAAAGAGACATTATCAAGGTTTTTACAGCTTAGTTGAAGGCAAGGAGAGGCAAAATGCAAGGAGGATAATTCGACATcgagttcttcttttcttccttttgtatttacCATTTATGATGAATTCTGCTGTTGTTAGTATGAAtacgattatgagtagctaattatttagtctagggttttgatggaacttgttgaaggatgaacttcgtgttatgttaatatagtttgcccggtttaatctctatttgttcaacttcgttattgttgtagttaattaatagaatcctcaattagttgtgcctatttagtatgtattactcgggagagagtgcatatttagataATTATTGAACAATACCACTaccaaagtatatgaggaatcaatagctgagggtttaaaggtaggattagggataacgaaaccttgggtgcgatctaaagtgAGTCATAATAAAAGTCAGttagcataactcgggagagtgcatctagtaaattgtcgtaattattcgggagagatttacgatagtaagagtgctcatgatcgatagagacgagTAGGCAATTCTATGCAaaacataacaggaagggattccatcaataggggaaatcataaccttagatccttctcttattttttacaactcaatcatagttagcttttagtttacttaatgttattcagttatagttagtaaaaacatctccaattgttattcaaaatatctgaGAAGTTGATTATGaagaatttagtgagtctaacaagagtaattggtaggataattccctgtggattcgactctgggctaaatactcggattatatttgcagcgagcGCTTTGTTCtgtttataaggcatagttgggcatgatcagaTTTTGGCTTCGTTGCcagggaattaacggtgttatcaattacagttgaaagaaatacaaaaattcttagtgtagtcagttttctttattttcaatctatacattgaaattttaacgtttgttgacttgattgtacaggtgcatgcctagaaactcatcgagaactggtgaagtatttgaagcattatcagatcctgagaaagttttcaaggccttgaaccGGGCCAACcgaaaaaacaaacaacaacaatcagCTGAACAACTCGAACTAGACATGGGGGATAACGTGTTAGACCCAACTGAGCCAGTAGCGCCAGtagcacctcttgtgccagaggctgctctatatgactgggcacaacccacaacaTAGAATTTGGCCACAACGATATTAGTCTCATAGATACAAGCCGAATCTTTCCaatcacgaacaacatgctgcacttgttgcaaaacaagggactattttcagggtcatacattgaagatcctcaccaacacttgaagaatttcctgtcaatctataaaactcaaaggcagcccaacgtaactcaggaagcaataaagttgttgttgtttccattctcagtgataggagctgcccagacctggctaaactcactccacATTTATTCCATCAtgacttgggaggagttagtcaagaaATTTGTGAATAAGTTTCTTCCACCAAACAAGACTGCTcagcaaattgatgaaattttgagcttcAAACAGAAATCAATAGAGACACTGCAAGAAATATGGGAACGATTcaaagggatgttggttatatgttcgcaccacggtattccagatcagatgttggggCAGCGGTTTTACATGGGTTTGACAGATAGCGTGAAGgctaatgttgatgcttcagctggtggagcattcttgagcaaaacatggagagaaagccAGAGCCTGCTTGACAATATGGCACAGAATTTGgggtggacaaccaggaatgcgcctatcactccagtagttcactcagtgcccttagatccgTCCAACACTCTTGCagaaaatatggccaccttaaTGACACaaatgagtatactcaccaaaaaggtggaagagtcagggcagaagcagcaggtgCACATTGTAggtactaccaatgggggcttatgcacatcttgcattagtcagccaattggtggTCAATAGAATGCAGAAAGTGATCATCACCATTACCTTAAGGACATGAATTATATGTCTAATTATGGGGGCCAGAGACAAGGTGGTAAGAATTGAGGCCAACAGAATTAGCCATACAGTCCAGTCCAGCCACAGCACAACAATGGAAATATGATAGGCATGCGACCTCACAATAATGTGGCACCCTACCAAAGCCCACAGGAATGCAACAATCAAAATCAGTAGCAGGGTTAACATCCTCCTCAGCAGCAACACGATGGGAGACaagaagatgggtttgctagactcaAGGCAATGAtacagcaggttattgggtcaaatgcGAAAATGAATGAAAGGGTAGATGCACATGAGTTAGCtataaagaatattgaagtgcagatgggccaaatttcgatgtctttgaataatcgtcctcatgggacattgcctgcagacactcagataaatccaaaagatcaaggcccgaagcagctgatggcagtgagtctacgtaattgcagagacttagacttggaggaagagagggctcgagaaagCAAACAGGCTGAGACATTTGTACTAGTacccattgagctagatgattcaacgaaactgacagaggtgacagtACAGCCTGCCCAAGAAGAAACCAACACATAGATTGAGgctgagaaagaagctgagacagcCCAGGAACCGGTAGTTGAGGTGGTGTCTGACAAAAAGAATAccaaatcattgggaagaagagacctccagcACCATTCCCACAGAGGCTAGCCAAATACTAGaaagaggaacaatacaagaaattcttggagatgttgaaacaaatccaggtaaatattccattgattgatgctttgaaggagatgcctagatacacaaaaatgatgaaggccttgatgtcccgaaaattcTATTTCCAAAATTTGGCCACAATGACTCTAACTCAGACCTACAGTGCTGTGGTGACTAGACCAGTTGCTGAGAAGTTGTCTGAtccagggagtttcacaattccctgCACTATTGGTAACTTTGCCTTTGCCaaggcactttgtgatttgggggctagcataaatcttatgACCCTGGcgatctataagaggttggggattggaagagctagacccacatcTATGTTATTGCAGCTAGCTAACAGAACTGTGAAAAGACCTTCTGGTATCTTGGATGACGTGCTGAtacaggtagggaaatttgtgttccctgtagATTTTGTGATTCTGGATTATAAAGTGGATGAATAAAtttccataattttgggaaggccgttcttACCCATAGGTAGAGCTCTCATAGATTGTGAAGCTGGGGAGCTCAAGATAAGGTTGAACtatgaggagataacattcaacgtgcagaaatctatgagacgaccaagtgaattcgccaattgttctcttattgatgtcgtggataTAATCGTGGAAGCAGATGATGAGATGTTGACTATTAAGGATCCTCTTGTTGCATGTCTTGTtaatttagatgaggtgaatggggAAGAATTGGCAAAATGGGTGCTAGCTTTAGAAGGCAGAGGGCTTTTGGATAGAACACTTGAATTCGAGCCCCTGCATTTAGAAAATAGAaaaactcctccagccaagccatccatagaagaaccaccaaagctagagttgaagccactgcccgcccatctcaggtatgcattcctaggacctaactccacattacctgttattatctcatctggtTTATTAGATGTACAGGCATAGCAGCTTttgcaggtactcaaggagtgCAAAACTGCCATTGGGTGAACCATGGCAGACATTAAGCGGATCAACCCGGCatattgtatgcataaaattctgctagaagaggggcacaaaccttccagggagcaccaaagaaggttgaaccccaacatgaaggaagtggtgaagaaagaggtgattaaatggttggatgcgggaatcatttttcctatctctgacagcaactgggttagcccggtgcaatgtgttcctaagaAGGGTGATATGATGGTggtaaaaaatgataacaatgagctgATCTCTATGAGAACCATCACATGctggagaatttgtatggactataggaaattaaatctggccacccggaaagaccacttcccacttcccttcattgatcagatgcttgaCAGACTGGTAGAGAGGTCCCACTTCTGTTTTCTTGATGGGTACTcaaggtacaaccaaatctttgCACCAGAGGACAaagagaagacctccttcacatgTCCATATGGAATTTATGCTTTTCgaaggatgccctttggcctataaaatgcacccgccacattccaaaggtgcatgatggccatattcactgacatggtcgaagacataatggaggtgttcatggatgatttctcagtggtgaGAAACTCATTCGATGAGTGCCTTACAAATCTGACCCGAGTGTTGAAAAGATGTATTGAGACTAACCCGGTACTTAATTCAgaaaagtgtcatttcatggtacaagagggcatagtcttgggATACTGGGTAtcaagcaaaggaatcgaggtgGATTGTGCTAAAGTTGACGTGATAGCAAAGCTGTCACCCCCCACAtcagtcaaggcaatcaggagcttcctcgggcatgccggtttctaccagagattcataaaagacttctcaaaaattgccaaccctctctgtaagttgttataAAAATATCACCCTTTCATGTTTTCTGATAATTACAGGGTAGCATTcaaggagttgaaaaagaggctagtcacagcacccatcattgttgcccccgactGGGAGTAACCATTCAAACTCATGTGTGACGCCAGTGACTATGTAGTGGGGCAGTGCTGGGACATTGGAAAGATAAGCTAATGCACCCAATTTACTATGCCAGTAGAACGTTGAGTGGAGCCCAACTGAACTACACTGTGACTAAAAAGGAGATGTTGGTTGTGGTGTTTGTATTCGACAAttcagatcatacctgattggctctaaggtaattaTATACACTGATCATGTAGCTCttaggtacttgattgagaagaaggagtccaAACCGCGCTTATTTTGTTGGGTACTGTTACTACAAGAGTTCGACTTGgagattcgtgaccgtaagggcataGAAAATCAAGTCGCTaatcatctatcacgacttgaaggagatgaaaactcagttgaggtagaggatattctggaaacctttccaaaAGAGCAGCTACTCGCTACAAGATTTGAGaaagtgccatggtatgcagactttgcaaattacctggcaagcgatatagttccctatgacctttgcTCGgtgcaaaagaaaaagttttatcgtgactgTTGCATGTATTACTTGGATGAACCTTATATATTtcgaatatgtgttgacaatatgaaccggaggtgtgtccccgagatagaacaatcttctgtatTGCAGGCATGTCACGCATCGGCGTATGGCGGGCATTTTAAAGGAGTTAGGATGGCAACAAAGTGCTAGAAGTCGGGTTTTACTGGCCAATAGTGTTTAAGGATGCAcatcaatgggtgaagggctgtaATGAATGTCAGTGAACTAGGAACATTTCTCGttgccatgagatgcccatgaacccaattcaagaggttgaagtgtttgatgtctgggggatagacttcatgggccccttcgccagctcctttggcaataagtacatacttgttgttgtggattacgtgtccaaatgggtggaagctacaACACTCCCTaccaatgatgcaagagtggtggtggggtttttgaagaagaatatattcacccattttgggaccccgagagctattatcagtgacggaggcactcacttctgcaatCGAGCCTTTGAGAAATTGCTAGCAAAATACGATGTGTGCCACAAGGTGGCAACACCATATCATACTCAGACCAGTGGACAGGTCGAAGTGtctaatagagagataaagagtgtgctaACAAAGACTATgaatgccacaagaactgattgggcaaaaAATCTAGATGATGCACTTTAAGCCTATAGAACTACTTtcaaaacaccaattggtatgtcaccatacaagttggtgttcgggaaggcctgTCACTTGCCAGTGGAACTAGAACATAGAGCTTGGTAGGCAATGAAACAGCTAAATCTAGACATGGAAGTTGCAGGAACAAATAgagtcacagaattgcatgagctagACGAGTTCCGAtttcttgcttttgagagcacgaGATTGTACAAGGAAAGAATAAAGAGGTTGCACGAAAAGAACATTGTCGAGCAAAATTTCAATCCCGGAGATatggtgttgctttataactcaagattaagactatttccgggtaaactcaagtcacgatggtctggaccattttgAGTGGTCGAAGTATTCCCTTCAGGTGCCATAGAGATTGCCTCAGAGAAAGACTCtcatacatttagagtcaatgggcagagattgaaACCATATGTGGGCATTGATGAACAAAAGGAAGTGTCAATGATCCatctgactgaacctcagagatcGAGTGAGCCTTAAATACACTTATCTgcatcgtgtcgcgacgttaaatcaggcgctgcatgggaggcaacccattgatttgttgtaactgtcgtgccacgacattaacTAAGGCGCTGGTTGGGAGTCAACCCAATGATAGTTAGTAGTTGTTAATTTTTGTATTGGTAAGTACTAACCAATGCGGGTGAGCTTGGGTAGGTGATAAGTCCATCGGACGCGAAAAGAACAGGTGAAAAAGTGGAAAAAAATTTAGCCCAGGAGCACGCCCGCGCTACAAGCCGCGCATATGGGCAAACATTCTACCTCAGCATCTCAACCACTAGCGCGACCATGATATGACCGCGCTAGTGACCATGCTACTAGCCGCGCATATGGCCAAGTACACTGTTTTCACTAGCACGGTCGTGCTCATACCGTGCTACGACCGCGCTAGTCCCGACTGTTTAACTGAAcatttgctttatttttctattttatttttttatttcttattctttattttgtatATTAAGTGTAGTAAGTGTTTAGTAACCCCCCAAACTATTCCCCTCTTCTTCATCCCCAAAAATTCCCAACGCCCAAATTCCCAACCCTAACTCCCATCTTCTAAAAATTTCACTCTACTCTATTCCCAAATCCCCAAGGCTCAAGCCTAACCCTCCACTACTCTTCTTCACTTCTCCCCACATTCTCTCACTACAAGTATGGTTTTTTTTtgccattttttcttttttgtgtagattttcgttttattttttttaattatgtagtatctttttcttttcttttcttagtaGAAATTTGTAGTGTTTGTGTAGTGTTTGTGGGTGGTGATGTTGGTGGAATTGTCTCTTAACTTAGTCGGTGAATTTGGAGAAATTGTGGTGGTTATGGGGTTACAACATGTTTAAATTGGAGATTGGGTATATAAAGTCCACAAGGTGTTTGTTTAAATGCCACGGTGAGTGTAAATGGGTAATTGTGACCAATTGTGCGAGTGAAGTCTGAGTAACTGCAATTGAGTCACACCTTTTGTGTTGTGCTAATGTTATTCCTTTTCCAGGTCTCCATCCAAGAAACGCCGCACCATAGGTGCTTCTTCCAGCAGTCAAGTTGGATCATCCTGGGCACGCGAGTCAGCTCTTGCTCGTCCCTTTGATAGTAGCAAGTTCATCTATGCCAAGGCTCAGGACCGCTTTGCAGATAAGGCCCCTAAGAAACCGATACTGGAAAGGGGCATGGATATAGGGTCGCTCCAGCTGGGCTTCCCTAACTTGTATAATGAGCTGGTAAGGCGGGGACTCCAAATATTCTTTGAAGAGCCGGACAAGGGAAATGTGATGGTTGTCCATGAATTTTACGCCAATGTAAAGGAACATGTGAATGGCATAGTAACAGTGCACAGAAAGGTGGTGGATGCCTCTATTGAGGCTATACGGAGGATATACCAGCTGCCCGCTCATATGGATCCATATGAAGACTATTATGAGATGTACGGCAGATCACACACGTAGTGGGAAAGGTTCTTTGCAACAATCTGTGTACCCAGAAAGGAAATTGTTTGGATGAAGTATCATCAGAAGTTCCACCCTGCGGTGCTAACCTTTGAAGGAAAGTGTTAGTTGTATGTTATCATCAACCACCTGATCTCATCTTCCAACACCACATAGGTGAATGGTCCTCGAGCGGCTCTGATTTGGTGCTTTATGAATGGTCACAACTTTGACGTGGCCAAGGTGattcatgaggagatgttcacccATTGTCCGGTGAAAAGGTATGGGTTCTTCTTCCCTTCCTTAGTCACTCGACTTTGCTGGGCATCTAGGGTACCAGAAAATCTGCATGTGGATGGGATAGTGCCAAAAGACCACAAGTTTTGAGCAGATAAGGTCACTACTGGGAAGGGGCCGGTGGCAGCAGGTGGTGATGATAGTGGTGACTCTGATGACTCTGAGGGAGAGAAGGGTGAGCAGAAGGATGTGAGGGCCGAGTCACCGACCCATGAGCAAAATGCAGAGGCTGCAGCACCATCTGGGGATGCTCGGGTTACCCGGTTCACAGCTTTGGAGCAGGAGGTGGCCGGACTGCATACCTCAATCGCTGACTTAGGTACACGTGTTGACGCGGTGGCTGCCTAGCAGGTGAAATCGAAGAAGA
This sequence is a window from Nicotiana sylvestris chromosome 3, ASM39365v2, whole genome shotgun sequence. Protein-coding genes within it:
- the LOC138888457 gene encoding uncharacterized protein; the protein is MAVSLRNCRDLDLEEERARESKQAETFVLVPIELDDSTKLTEVNIPLIDALKEMPRYTKMMKALMSRKFYFQNLATMTLTQTYSAVVTRPVAEKLSDPGSFTIPCTIGNFAFAKALCDLGASINLMTLAIYKRLGIGRARPTSMLLQLANRTVKRPSGILDDVLIQVGKFVFPVDFVILDYKVDE
- the LOC138888458 gene encoding uncharacterized protein, producing MPMNPIQEVEVFDVWGIDFMGPFASSFGNKYILVVVDYVSKWVEATTLPTNDARVVVGFLKKNIFTHFGTPRAIISDGGTHFCNRAFEKLLAKYDVCHKVATPYHTQTSGQVEVSNREIKSVLTKTMNATRTDWAKNLDDAL